A window from Dromaius novaehollandiae isolate bDroNov1 chromosome 1, bDroNov1.hap1, whole genome shotgun sequence encodes these proteins:
- the GABARAPL1 gene encoding gamma-aminobutyric acid receptor-associated protein-like 1: protein MKFQYKEDHPFEYRKKEGEKIRKKYPDRVPVIVEKAPKARVPDLDKRKYLVPSDLTVGQFYFLIRKRIHLRPEDALFFFVNNTIPPTSATMGQLYEDNHEEDYFLYVAYSDESVYGK, encoded by the exons ATGAAGTTCCAGTACAAAGAAGATCATCCTTTTGAGtacaggaaaaaggaaggggagaaaatcagaaagaaatatcCCGACAGAGTCCCT gtaATTGTGGAGAAAGCACCAAAAGCCAGGGTACCTGACCTAGACAAAAGGAAGTATCTTGTGCCTTCGGACCTCACAG TTGGCCAATTCTACTTCTTAATCAGAAAGCGGATCCACCTGAGGCCGGAGGATGCCCTGTTCTTTTTTGTCAATAATACCATCCCTCCCACCAGTGCTACCATGGGACAACTCTATGAG gATAACCACGAGGAGGACTATTTTCTCTATGTGGCCTACAGTGATGAGAGCGTCTATGGCAAGTGA